Proteins encoded within one genomic window of Cucumis sativus cultivar 9930 chromosome 3, Cucumber_9930_V3, whole genome shotgun sequence:
- the LOC101213078 gene encoding cinnamoyl-CoA reductase 1, with amino-acid sequence MATSKEKEPVCVTGANGFIGSWVVRALLESGYTTIHTSIFPGSDSSHLLNLLPSTNPNANLRIFEADLMDGEAVARAVEGCKGVFHIASPCTLEDPVDPQKELVEPAVQGTVNVLNAAKKFGVRRVVLTSSISALVPNPGWPSHMPFDESSWTDLEYCISRKKWYPVSKTLAEKSAWEFAENHGLDVVSILPATCLGPLLQPTLNASCAVLQQLLHGSQDTQEYHWLGAVHVKDVAKAQILLFESPTSGRYLCTNGIYQFSEFADKVAKICPQFPVHRFVGETQPGLVACKDAAKKLIDLGLVFTPLEVAIQDTVESLRSKGFLNQ; translated from the exons ATGGCAACTAGCAAGGAGAAAGAGCCAGTTTGTGTGACCGGAGCCAATGGATTCATCGGATCCTGGGTCGTCCGTGCGCTCTTGGAGTCTGGCTACACTACAATCCATACCTCCATCTTCCCGGGCTCCGATTCTTCCCATTTGTTAAATCTCCTGCCCTCTACCAACCCTAATGCTAACCTTAGGATTTTCGAAGCGGATTTAATGGACGGTGAGGCGGTGGCCAGAGCTGTGGAAGGCTGCAAGGGAGTATTCCATATCGCATCCCCCTGTACATTGGAGGATCCGGTTGATCCACAGAAAGAATTGGTGGAGCCGGCGGTTCAAGGCACTGTGAATGTTCTTAATGCGGCGAAGAAGTTCGGAGTGAGGCGTGTTGTTCTTACTTCTTCTATTTCGGCTCTTGTCCCTAATCCTGGTTGGCCGTCCCACATGCCTTTTGATGAATCTTCATGGACGGACCTGGAGTACTGCATATCCCGCAAG AAATGGTATCCAGTTTCAAAAACATTGGCAGAGAAATCAGCATGGGAGTTTGCAGAGAATCATGGACTGGATGTTGTTTCCATCTTGCCAGCCACATGTCTTGGTCCTCTTTTACAACCCACTTTGAATGCAAGTTGTGCTGTATTGCAGCAGTTGCTCCATGGATCCCAGGATACTCAGGAATATCATTGGTTGGGTGCTGTACATGTCAAAGATGTTGCAAAAGCACAAATTTTATTGTTCGAGTCTCCTACTTCTGGTAGATATCTTTGCACCAATGGTATCTATCAATTTTCCGAGTTTGCAGACAAAGTTGCGAAAATCTGCCCTCAATTTCCAGTTCACAG ATTTGTTGGAGAAACACAACCCGGGTTGGTTGCCTGCAAAGATGCAGCGAAGAAGTTAATTGATCTGGGACTTGTTTTCACTCCTCTTGAAGTTGCCATTCAAGATACGGTTGAGAGTCTTAGAAGCAAAGGCTTTTTGAATCAGTGA